One window of Chloroflexota bacterium genomic DNA carries:
- a CDS encoding response regulator transcription factor produces the protein MAKIRLLIADDHAVLRAGLHLLLNAQPDMEVVGEAGDGAEALEKADVLRPDVLLLDLSMPGMGGLEAIHHLKRRCPEVKILILSMYDDESYLREALRAGAAGYTLKKGADTELLAAIRAVQRGEIFLHPALTKVLVGDLLRKELGREKRATTPAGYTALSEREREVLRFLAHGYTNQQVADRLFLSLKTVETYKARLMRKLGLRSRADLVRYAMQQGLLRPDP, from the coding sequence ATGGCTAAGATCCGTCTCCTTATAGCGGATGATCACGCTGTGCTGCGTGCTGGCCTGCATTTGCTCCTGAATGCTCAGCCGGACATGGAGGTGGTTGGTGAGGCGGGCGATGGTGCAGAGGCCCTGGAGAAGGCCGACGTGCTGCGTCCAGACGTCCTCCTTTTAGACCTCAGCATGCCCGGAATGGGCGGCCTGGAGGCCATTCATCATCTTAAGAGGCGCTGTCCGGAGGTTAAGATCCTCATCCTCAGTATGTACGATGACGAGAGCTACCTGCGTGAGGCGCTGCGAGCGGGGGCTGCAGGCTACACCCTCAAGAAGGGGGCAGATACGGAGCTTCTTGCAGCCATTCGGGCCGTCCAACGGGGTGAAATCTTCCTCCATCCGGCCCTAACAAAGGTGTTGGTTGGGGACCTGCTCCGGAAGGAATTGGGCAGAGAGAAGAGAGCCACCACGCCGGCTGGTTATACAGCCCTTAGTGAGCGGGAACGGGAGGTACTGCGCTTCCTCGCCCATGGTTATACCAACCAGCAAGTAGCTGATCGGCTCTTTTTGAGTCTCAAGACGGTGGAGACCTACAAGGCCCGGCTGATGCGTAAGTTGGGGCTACGCAGCCGGGCGGACTTGGTCAGATATGCTATGCAGCAAGGGTTGTTGCGCCCAGACCCTTAA